The following proteins are co-located in the Elusimicrobiota bacterium genome:
- a CDS encoding phosphoserine transaminase encodes MQKPAVKTKCPNFSSGPCAKRPGWTVDALKGALVGRSHRSKEGKARLNEVSERMKRVLGLPADYRIGVVAGSDTGAVELAMWTLLGPRPVDIFGWESFGKGWITDAVKYLKLLNVREFKADYGKIPDLSKADFSHDVIFTANGTTSGVKVPNYDWIKADREGLTICDATSGIFAMPMDYSKLDVITFSWQKVLGGEAGHGVLILSPRAVKRMEENEPKVAWPLPKTFRLNAEGKLKPGELEYNTVNTPSMLCVEDAIDALKWAESIGGCKALVARSNANLAVLEKWAAKSDWIDFLAESKEIRSNTSVCLKIKADWFTRLPDEEKTKAAKKITSMLDKEGVAYDINSYGKAPAGIRVWCGATVEASDVEVLTGWLDWAYDAVAKEYSKETVK; translated from the coding sequence ATGCAGAAACCCGCCGTCAAGACGAAATGCCCTAATTTCTCGTCCGGCCCCTGCGCCAAGCGCCCCGGCTGGACCGTCGACGCCCTCAAAGGCGCCCTCGTCGGCCGCTCGCATCGCTCCAAGGAGGGCAAGGCCCGCTTGAACGAGGTCTCCGAGCGCATGAAGCGCGTGCTCGGCCTGCCGGCGGACTACCGCATCGGGGTCGTCGCCGGCTCCGACACCGGCGCCGTCGAGCTGGCGATGTGGACCCTGCTCGGCCCCCGCCCCGTCGACATCTTCGGCTGGGAGTCCTTCGGCAAGGGCTGGATCACCGACGCGGTGAAGTACCTCAAGCTCCTCAACGTCCGCGAGTTCAAGGCCGACTACGGCAAGATCCCGGACCTGAGCAAGGCCGACTTCTCCCACGACGTCATCTTCACCGCCAACGGCACGACCTCGGGCGTCAAGGTCCCGAACTACGACTGGATCAAGGCCGACCGCGAAGGGCTGACGATCTGCGACGCCACCTCCGGCATCTTCGCCATGCCGATGGACTACTCGAAGCTCGACGTCATCACCTTCTCCTGGCAGAAGGTGCTCGGCGGCGAGGCCGGCCACGGGGTGCTCATCCTCTCCCCGCGCGCGGTCAAGCGCATGGAGGAGAACGAGCCCAAGGTCGCCTGGCCGCTGCCCAAGACCTTCCGCCTCAACGCCGAGGGGAAGCTCAAGCCCGGCGAGCTCGAGTACAACACGGTGAACACGCCCTCCATGCTCTGCGTCGAGGACGCCATCGACGCGCTCAAGTGGGCGGAGTCCATCGGCGGCTGCAAGGCCCTGGTCGCCCGCTCCAACGCGAACCTCGCCGTCCTCGAGAAGTGGGCCGCGAAGTCCGACTGGATCGACTTCCTCGCGGAGTCCAAGGAGATCCGCTCCAACACCTCCGTCTGCCTCAAGATCAAGGCCGACTGGTTCACCCGCCTGCCCGACGAGGAGAAGACGAAGGCCGCCAAGAAGATCACCTCCATGCTCGACAAGGAGGGGGTGGCCTACGACATCAACTCCTACGGCAAGGCCCCGGCGGGCATCCGGGTCTGGTGCGGCGCCACCGTGGAGGCCTCCGACGTCGAAGTCCTCACGGGGTGGCTCGACTGGGCCTACGACGCCGTCGCGAAGGAATACTCCAAGGAGACCGTGAAATGA